CCACGGCAACCTACCTTGACCGTGGCCTGGTCGGCGACCTGATCGCCAACGATGTGAAGTTCGACGTCAAGCCGCGCGAGGAAGGTTCCCTGCTCATGACCCTGCTGGTCAGTTGGGGGCCGATGCTGCTGCTGATTGGCGTGTGGGTGTATTTCATGCGGCAGATGCAGGGCGGCGGCAAGGGCGGCGCCTTCAGCTTTGGCAAATCCAAGGCGCGCATGCTCGACGAATCGACAAATACCGTGACCTTTGCCGACGTTGCCGGCTGCGACGAAGCGAAGGAAGAAGTCAAGGAAGTGGTTGATTTCCTGAAAGACCCGGCCAAGTTCCAGAAACTCGGCGGCCGCATCCCCCGTGGCCTGCTGCTGGTCGGCCCTCCGGGCACCGGCAAGACCTTGCTCGCCAAGGGCATCGCCGGCGAAGCCAAGGTTCCCTTCTTTTCGATTTCAGGTTCCGATTTCGTTGAAATGTTTGTCGGCGTGGGCGCTGCCCGGGTCCGCGACATGTTCGACAACGCCAAGAAAAATGCGCCGTGCATCATCTTCATTGATGAAATCGACGCCGTCGGCCGTCAGCGTGGCGCGGGCGTGGGCGGTGGCAATGACGAGCGCGAACAGACCCTGAACCAGATGCTGGTCGAGATGGACGGCTTTGAAACCAATGTCGGCGTGATCGTGGTGGCTGCCACCAACCGTCCCGACATTCTGGATGCTGCCCTGCTGCGCCCCGGCCGCTTTGACCGCCAGGTGTATGTCACGCTGCCCGACATCCGTGGCCGCGAACAGATTCTCAATGTCCACATGCGCAAGGTTCCGCTCGGCCAGGACGTGAACGCCAGCGTGATTGCACGCGGCACCCCCGGCATGTCGGGCGCCGACCTGGCCAACCTGTGCAACGAAGCGGCCCTGATGGCGGCACGCCGCAATGCCCGCACGGTGGAAATGCAGGACTTTGAAAAGGCCAAGGACAAGATACTGATGGGTCCCGAGCGCAAGAGCATGGTCATGCCCGAGGAAGAGCGCCGCAACACGGCCTACCACGAGTCCGGCCACGCGCTGCTCGGCAAGATGCTGCCCAAGTGCGACCCGGTGCACAAGGTCACCATCATTCCGCGCGGCCGCGCCCTGGGCGTCACGATGAGCCTGCCGGCGCAGGACCGCTACAGCTACGACCGCGAATACATGCTCAGCCAGATCAGCATGCTGTTCGGTGGCCGCATTGCCGAGGAAGTGTTCATGAACCAGATGACCACCGGCGCCAGCAACGACTTTGAACGCGCCACGGCACTGGCCCGGGACATGGTCACTCGCTACGGCATGACCGATGCGCTCGGCCCCATGGTGTATGCCGAGAATGAAGGCGAAGTGTTTCTGGGCCGCTCGGTGACCAAGACCAACAACATGAGCGAATCGACGCTGCAAAAAGTCGATACCGAAGTGCGCCGCATCATCGACCAGCAATACGCCCTGGCGCGCAAGCTGATCGAGGACAACAAGGACAAGATGCACGCCATGGCCAAGGCCTTGCTCGAATGGGAAACCATTGATGTCGAGCAGATGGACGACATCATGGCCGGCAAGGAGCCGCGTCCTCCCAAGGACTGGACGCCGCGCAATCCGTCCGTTGGCGGTGGTGGCGGCAATGGCCCGAGCGGAGGCAGCCCTGCTGTCACGACCGATCCGGCGCCTACCGTGGCTTGACTGACCAGTCCAGTTCACCAGACAGTCTAAAAACCGGGGCCAGTCCCCGGTTTTTCATTGAGCTGACCATTTCTGGCGGCACTTAAATCGCTAACAAGGAGCTTTTGTGATCTGGCAAACCTCGCGCTTTCAGTTAGACCTGTCGAAGCCTCGCGTCATGGGCATCGTCAATGCCACGCCCGATTCTTTTTCAGACGGCGGCACTTATTATTCGCCGGATAACAACTTTTCAGGCGTATTTGCCTACTGCGAAAAGCTGGTCAAGGAGGGGGCGGATCTATTGGACATCGGTGGCGAATCCACCCGCCCCGGGGCATCGCCCGTGCCGCTGCAGCAGGAACTGGCGCGTGTGCTGCCCGTGGTCCGGCATGCGGTCACGCTCGGTGTTCCGGTCTCGGTGGACACCTACAAGCCCGAGGTCATGCGTGCCGTGCTCGACCTGGGCGCTGACATCATCAACGACATCTGGGCGCTGCGCCAGCCCGGTGCGGCGCAGGCCGTGGCTGAACACCCGAACTGCGGCGTCTGCCTGATGCACATGCATCGCGAGCCCCAAACCATGCAAGTCATGCCCATGGAGGGCGATGTGGTTGCACAGGTACTTGTTTTTTTGCAGGATGCCGCGCGCAGCCTGCAAGCTGCCGGGGTTGAAAAGTCACGCATCGTGCTGGACGCCGGTGTGGGCTTTGGAAAAACCGTGCAGCAGAATTTTGCGTTGCTGGCGCGCCAGCGCGAGTTGCTGGCAGCGGGCTATCCGCTGCTGGCCGCCTGGTCGCGCAAGTCGTCACTGGCGGCCGTTTGTGGCGGCCCGGCGGGTGAGTCGCCGGACGTGGCTGAGCGCATGGTGCCCAGCGTAGCCGCCGCCTTGCTGGCGGTCGAGCGTGGCGCGCGCATCGTGCGTGTTCATGATGTGCGGGAAACCGTGCAGGCGCTCAAAGTCTGGACCGCTGCGAACTGATTAAGCGCTGCTGTTGATTTACCGCATGCACATCGTAGTTAGCGCCAGGTTTAGGCAAAAACCCCCTCCCAAAATAGCCGTGAATTGTGTCAAATCAGCAACGCAACCGCACGGCAACGGGATTTAAAAGATCAATACACATGAACAGAAAATACTTTGGCACTGATGGCATTCGCGGCACCGTTGGGGAGGCTCCGATCACCCCCGATTTCGTCCTCCGGCTGGCGCATGCCGTGGGCCGCGTCCTGCGCAGGACCGAAGCGCGCCCGACGGTGCTGATTGGCAAGGACACTCGCATTTCCGGCTACATGCTGGAGAGCGCGCTGGAGTCCGGGTTCAATTCAGCCGGGGTGGATGTGGTGCTGCTCGGGCCGCTGCCCACGCCCGGCGTCGCCTACCTCACGCGGGCGCAGCGTGCCAGCCTGGGCGTGGTGATCAGCGCCAGCCACAACCCGTTTGCCGACAACGGCATCAAGTTTTTCAGTGCGCAGGGCAACAAGCTCAATGACGAATGGGAGTTCGAGGTGGAGGCAACGCTGAAGGAAGAGCCGGTCTGGGCCGATTCAGCCTCACTTGGAAAGACCCGTCGCCTGGACGATGCGGCGGGGCGCTACATCGAATTTTGCAAGAGCACCTTTGCCCATGACCTGACGCTCAAGGGCCTGAAAATCGTCGTCGATGGCGCGCATGGCGCGGCCTACCAGATCGCGCCGATGGTGTTTCATGAACTGGGCGCCGAGGTGATCGCCATCGGCTGCGCGCCGGATGGACTGAATATCAACGATGGCGTCGGTGCCACGCACCCTCAGGCACTGGTCAACGCAGTGCTTGCCAACAAGGCCGACTACGGCATTGCCCTGGATGGCGATGCGGACCGGCTGCAGATGGTGGATGCGCAAGGCCGGCTGTTCAATGGCGACGAAGTGCTCTACCTGATGGTCAACGAGCGCCTTTCCCGGGGTGAAAAAGTTCCCGGAACCGTCGGCACCCTGATGACCAACATGGCGGTGGAAGTGGCCCTGAAAGCCAAGGGCGTGGAGTTTGTGCGCGCCAAGGTGGGTGACCGCTACATTCTTGAAGAACTCGAAAGGCGCGGCTGGCTGCTGGGCGGCGAGGGTTCTGGCCACATGCTGGCGCTGGACAAGCACACGACCGGCGATGGCCTGATCAGCGCCTTGCAGGTGCTGCAGGCTTGCGCGCGCAGCAATCAAACGCTGGCGCAACTGCTGTCGGATGTGGTGCTGTTTCCGCAAACCCTGATCAATGTCCGGCTCAAGCCCGGCCAGGACTGGACGAGCAGCGCGGAGCTGGCGGCGCAGACCAAAGCGGCGGAAATCGAGTTGGGCGATAACGGCCGCATTTTGATTCGCGCCAGCGGCACCGAGCCGCTGCTGCGCGTGATGGTCGAGGCGCGCGATGCCGAACAGGCCAGGGCCTGCGCCGAGCGGGTGGCCGACGCGGTACGCTTCTGAACACTGATGCAGTGACTTATTTTGAATAAAATTGGTTGTTTGCGCAATACGGGCGGGCATAGATAGCTATCAAATAAATAGCGATTGACCGCCGCGCAGTTAGAAGCCGCCACCATCGGGCGCGGTGACTTGGCCGTAGCGCTGGATGCGGCTTATCTTTTCCCCCAGCACAGTGCCATGCCGGTTTTGACATCCATGCTGTACACGCCGGGCAGCGGCTTGGCCGAAACCAGCGTCACGCCGGTATCGGTGTAGCCGCTGGCCTTTTGGCCGGAATTGGCATATTTCACGCCGGCAATCACTCCCAAGGCCGCCATCTTGAGCGGATATTGCTGCGCGGTGGCGGCGATGATGCCGGCGCCCACGTCGCGGATGCCGTCGCAGCCGCCGTCCACCGAGACGACCACCACATCCTTTTCCTTGCCGGCGGCCTTCAGCGCCTTGTAGGCACCGGCCGCCGCGGGCTCATTGATGGTGTAGACCAGGTTGATGGCCGGATTTTTCTGCAGGCAGTTTTCCATGCCGGTCTGGCCCTTGGCCGCATCGCCAAAGCTGTCGGCCATGCAGACCACCTCGGCGGGCTTGGCCAGGTCGTTGCTCTTGGCGCCCTGCGACTGCAGGCCAAAGCCCTGAAGGAAGCCGTTGTGGCGCTGGGCGCCCACCGGGTGGCCGGGGAATAAATCCAGAGTTGCAATGACTGGCGTCTTGCCATTCAGTGCAGCCTTGGCGTATTGGCCGATCAGCACGCCGGCCTTGTAGTTGTCGGTGGCAAACAGGCCGTCCACGGCGCTGACCGGGTCGGTCGGGCTGTCCAGGGCAATCACCATGACGCCGTTTTGCTGGGCTTTCCTGATGGCCGGAATGATGGCCTTGGCATCGCTGGGCGTGATCAGGATCGTTTTGGCGCCAGCCGCAATCATGTTTTCCATGGCCGTGATCTGTCCGGCGTTGTCCCCGTCGGTCTTGCCAGCAGCGCTGATCACCTTGACGCGCTGTTTATGGGCTTCCAATTCAGCACCTTCCTTCATCTTGACGAAGAAGGGGTTGGTGTCCGTTTTGGTGATCAGGCCGATCACGACGTTATCGGCGGCAAAGACGCTGGAAGCGGCAAAAGCCAGAGTGGTCAGGGCCAGGGCGGCGGTGGATTTTTTCATGGTGTCTCCTCGATAAAGGAAGGATGGAGGTTTATGTGTTGAGGCACCTCCGAACTATAGTGGAGACACACTTACTAAATAAAGTTGCTTTAATTATGAAAACCCTGAGTCAGGCCAAAAATTGCCACTGTTGGTGAAGCCCTGACCAAGACGATGCTCATTTTCCCCAGCGCAGCACCAGCGGGTCCAGCCGCCGGGCAGTTTCCAGCAAGCCTTCGCGCACCTCGGGGTGCATGGCCGGAAACGGGTGGCGCGGCGCTTCGCAGGCGATGATGCCGCCGGCTTTCATGAGCGCCTTGGCCGTCAAAATGCCGCCCTGGCGGTTTTCGTAATTGATCAGCGGCAGCCAGCGCGTGTATTCGGCGACGGCTTCCTCGCGGTTGCCTGCGGTGTAGGCATCCATGATCCGGCGAATGCCGTCCGGATAGGCGCCGCCCGTCATGGCGCCGGTGGCGCCTGCGTCCAGGTCGGGCAGCAGGGTGATGGCTTCCTCGCCGTCCCATGGGCCTTCAATCGCATCACCGCCCAGGCGGATCAGTTCGCGCAGCTTGGAGGCGGCGCCGGCGGTTTCGATCTTGAAGTACGACACCTGTTTGATCTCTTGGGCCATGCGGGCCAGGAAGGCCACCGACAGCGGCGTGCCGCTCATGGGCGCATCCTGGATCATGATGGGGATGTCGATGGCGTCGGAAAGCGCGGCGTAGAACTCGAAAATCTTCTCCTCGCTGGCCCGCAGGGTGGCGCCGTGGTAGGGCGGCATGACCATCACCATGGCCGCGCCCCTGTCCTGCGCGCGGCGGCTGCGCTCGGCGCAGACCCAGGTGCCGAAATGCGTGGTGGTGACAATCACCGGCACACGGCCGGCTACATGCTTGAGGATGGCGGAGGTCAGCACCTCGCGCTCGTCGTCCGACAGCAGGAACTGCTCCGAAAAATTGGCCAGGATGCACAGGCCGGTCGAGCCCGCGTCGATCATGAAGTCCACGCAGCGCAACTGGCTGGGCAGGTCGAGTTCACCTGATTCGGTGAAGGTGGTGGGCACCACCGGAAATACGCCCTTGTAGCGTGCTTGCATGCTCACTCGATGATGTTGAACTGGTCGAGAAACTCGGTCTTCATCGTCAAGCCCAGGCCGGGCTTGTTGTCGTCGAGCTGCACGAAACCGTTCTCGGCGACCGGTTCGCCGTCGAAGATGTAATAGAACAGCTCGTTGCCCACTTCCACGTCGAACATCGGGAAATATTCGCTCATGGGCGAGGCCAGCGTGCTCATGGTCAGGTGGTAGTTGTGCATCTGGCCGGCGTGCGGAATCACCGGCACGCTGTAGGCTTCGCACAGCGCGTTGATCTTGTGCGCCGCCGTGATGCCGCCGACGCGGTTGGTGTCGTACTGCACCACCGACACGGCTTTTTTGTCGAGCAGCTGCTTGAAGCCGTAGAGGCTGAATTCATGCTCGCCGCCCGAAATCGGGATGCTGCTGAGCTGGTTCAGTTCGGCGTAGCCGTCGATGTCGTCGGCAATCACCGGTTCTTCCAGCCAGCGCGGCTCGAACTTTTCCAGTTTCGGCAGCATGCGCTTGGCGTATTCCAGGTTCCAGCCCATGTAGCACTCGAGCATCAGGTCGTTGTCGTAGCCGATGACCTCGCGGATCGCCTCGACCGACTTCAGGTTTTCGGCCACGCCTTTTTGCAGGTGCGCCGGGCCATAGCCAAAGCGCATCTTGAAGGCGGTGAAGCCTTCGTCCTTGTACTTCTGCGCCTCGGCCTGCATCTCGTCGAGGTTGGTGCGGTAGAGCTTGGAGTAATAGACCGGGATTTTTTCCTTGGTGCGCCCGCCCAGCAGCTTGAACACCGGCTTGTTCACCGACTTGCCGAGGATGTCCCAGATCGCCAGGTCAATCGCCGAGATCGCCGCCATGGTCACGCCCTTGCGGCCCCAGGCGTGGGTGGCGCGGTACATGCGCTGCCACAGGTATTCATAGTCCCACGGGTCCTGGCCCAGCACCAGCGGCGTCAGGTACTGATCGATGATCGCCTTGGCTATCGCCGGGGCCAGGGCGACATTGCCCAGGCCGATGATGCCGTCGTCGGTTTCGATCTCCACCACGGTCCACGAATGGAAACGGAAGGTGCTCATCGACTCGGTGTTGGAATACACCAGGTCCATGGCGTTGGAGCAGAAATTGCCCTGCGGTGGAACGGTCTTGCCCTTCCACTCGAATACGCGCGCGCGAACTGATTTGATTTTCATGATGTTGACTTTTGTTTAGGAATGAAGCCGTGCCGCACCCATGCGGCAGGCGATGCGAAAGGCGTTGAGCGTGGCGTTCACATCGGCCACGCCCTGGCCCGCGATGTCATACGCCGTGCCATGCGCCGGCGTGGTGATGGGCACCGGCAGGCCGCCCTGCACGGTCACGCCCTTGCTGAAGCCCATCAGCTTGATGGCGATCTGGCCCTGGTCGTGGTACATGGTGACGATGGCTTGGTACTGGCCGTCACGCGCCTTCAAAAAGATGGTGTCGGCCGGAAACGGGCCGTCCACCGGAAAGCCGCTGGCGCGCAGTTCGCGCACCGCCGGCTCGATGATGTCGATTTCCTCGCGCCCGCAGCTGCCGCCATCGCCGCCGTGCGGGTTGAAGGCGGCAACCGCCACCCTGGGTTCGGCCGTGCCACTGGCCTGCAGCGACCGATAGATCAGCCGCGCGGCGTCCACGATGCGCTCTTTGCTGAGCATCGCCGCCGCATCCTTGAGTGGAATGTGCGACGACACGCGCGAGGTCCACAGGTCGCCCAGCGTGTTGAACTCGCAGAAATAGCCGGTCACGCCGAGGTATTGGGCAAAGTGGTGCAGCTCGTCCTCGTGCTGGAGGCCGCCCTGCTTCATGGCGAACTTGTTCAGCGGCGCAAAGCAGATGGCATCGACTTCGCCGCGTTTCGCGCCGTCCATGCACAGGTTGAGCACCTGCAGCACCGAGGCGCCGCAGGCCGCTTGCGCCTGGCTGCGCTGCACCTGCTCCGGCCGAATCGTGTCCACGGCCAGGAAGGCCGGCAGGCGCTGGTCGGCGCGGCTGCTTACCTCGGCCAGTGTCGCGACGGCCTGCGTGGCGACTGTTTGCCCGGCGATGGCCTGGCCGTCCTGCCAGAGCCAGGGGTCGCCGATGAGCACGATGTTGACGCCTTCGGTGATGCCGGGCTGGCCCAGCAGGCGGGCGATCAGCTCGGGGCCGATGCCTGCCGCGTCGCCCAGCGTCAGGGCAATGACGGGTGTGCTTTGGATGGGCATGGTTTCAGTCCTGCTTGATGTTTTTCTTGGCGATCAGGTCGGCGTAGCGCTTGTTTTCAGCCAGGTGAAAGGCAGCAAACTGCGCCTGCGTCATGGGCGTGAGGTCGGCGCCGATGGCGCCCAGCCGGGTTTGTGTTTCGGGCATGGCCAGCGCCTTGGTCACTTCGGCATGGACGCGCTCCTGCACCGCCTTGGGCGTGGACGATGGCATATAGATGCCATACCAGGCGCTCATTTCCACGCCCTTGAGGCCGGCTTCCGCCATGGTCGGCACGTTGGGCAATTGCGGGTTGCGCTTGCTGCTGGCCACCGCCAGGGCCTTGATGCGGCCGTTCTTGATCTGGCCAATCACCGACGGCAGGGTGTCAAAACTCATCTGCACCGACCCGCCGACCAGGTCGATCAGCGCCGGCCCGCTGCCCCGGTAGGGAATGTGCGTGATGAACACGCCGGCCTGGTCCTTGAACAGCTCGGCCGCGATGTGCTGCGTGCTGCCAGCGCCGCTGGTGGCGTAGTTGAGCTGGCCGGGCTGGGCCTTGGCCAGCTTGATCAGCGACTGGACCGAATCGGCCGGCAGCGCGTTGTTGACCACCAGCACGTTGGGCACCGCGCCGACGAACACCACCGGAACCAGGTCCTTGTTGCTGTCGTAGGGCAGCTTGAGCAGATAGGGCGCAATTGCATGCGCGGTCGATACGCCCATCACCATCGTGTGGCCGTCGGTGGCCTTGGCGGTGGCGTCGGCGGCCAGCGTGTTCGACGCGCCGGGGCGGTTTTCGACCACCACCGGCTGCTTGAGCAGCGGCCCCAGCCGGTCGGCCACGGCGCGCGCCATCGCGTCGGTGCCGCCGCCGGGGGCCGAGCCGACCAGGATTTTGATGGGCTTGGTCGGCCATTCCTGTGCAAAAGCCTGTGTCTGGCTGGTCAAAGTGCAGGTGGCCACCAGCAGGGCGGGAAAGAGTTTCATGGTTGTCTCCGGGTCGTTGGCTGTCAATGGAAGGTGATGGTAGGGGCCTGGACAGTTAACGTAAATTGAAAATAAATGATTATTTGATAAGCTCTGGTTATCATTTAAGGCTGTTCATTTCCGCCACGCCGCACTGTCTTTGCCATGCCCCAAACCTCCCTGACGCCCCAGCTCCTCAACCGCCTGCGCATGCGCCAGGTCGCCCTGATCCTGGCGGTGGGCGAACACGGCACGCTGCGCAAGGCTTCCAGCGAGCTGGGCATGACGCAGCCCGCCGCCACCAAGATGATCCAGGAACTGGAATCGGCGCTGGGGCAAAAACTGTTCGAGCGGGTCGGGCGCGGCCAGAAGCTGACGCCTGCCGGCAACAGCGTGCTGCGCTATTTCAGCGGCATGCGCGGCTCGATTGAGGCCATGACGCGCGAACTGGCCGAACTGCAGCTGGGCAGTTCCGGGCGGGTGTCGGTGGGCAGCATCATGGCGCCGTCGCCGACCTTGCTGACGCAGGCCATCATCGCGCTGAAAAAAGCCTATCCGCTGCTGTCGCTCGATGTCACGCTGGACACCAGCGACCGCCTGTTTGACCTGCTGCGCGAAGGCGTGCTGGATGTGGCGATTGGGCGCATCCGGGGCGAGCACTGGGCCGACTACGTGTTCACGCCGCTGGAAAACGAAGAACTCGCCATCGTCGTGGGCATGCAGCATCCGCTGGGGACTCAGCCATCCGTCGCGTTTGCCAGCCTGCTCGACTACCCGTGGATACTGCAGCCCACCGGCAGCCCGATGCGCGAGGTGCTGGAGCAGGAGTTCCGGATGCAGCAGGCGCCGATGCCCAGGGGCCTGATTGAAACCGCGTCGATTTTGACGACCACCAATTTGATTGCCGAAACCGACATGATCGGCGTCGTGCCGCAGTCGATTGCCGACACCTATGCCCGGCACGGCCTGCTCAGGGTGCTGCCGTGCCACATCCAGCACAAGATGGAGTCGTTTGGCTCGATCACCCGCAAGGACAGGCCGCTGAGCGAGGCCACGCGGTTTTTTCTGTCGGCGCTTCATCAGCGCGAACTGCCTGACGGCAGTTAATGCTTAGCGCTATGTTTTTGATAGCTGCTTGTGCGCGTACTTATTGCGCAAAGTGCCGTTTTGACTGATAAATTGACGCTGCGGGAAGCGCCACAGGACACTGGCCGGCTACGCTAGGGGCTCGCCTTGAGGAACAGGTCCCGGTCGGGCGCAAAGTTGCCGTGCAGCGGCAGCAAGGCGCCGCCCAGCGCCCGCGCATCCGGGCCGATGCTGCCTTCGAGCAGGGTTGGCGGCCACAGGCCTTCCCAGTTGTAGCCAGCCAGGGCCAGGCGGGTGTGCTCCATGAGCCGCTGCAGCAGCGGCCTGCAAAACGAGCCGTCCAGGACGATGGCGTCAAGGTCCAGGAACGCCGTGCCGCTGACGATGCAGTGCGCCAGGGCATTGGCAGCCGGCGTGATCCAGGCGGTCGTTTCTTCCTCGAACGGCGCCTGCATGGCCCGCTCGTCGTAAGCGGCGGTGGCGTCCAGCCCACGGGCTTCAAGCCGCTGCTCCAGCTCCCAGAGCGAAGCCTGGTGAACCAGTTGCTCCGGCCTGGCCTCGCCGGGCCGGGCCACATTCAGCGGTACCGACGCGACGGCCCCCGCATTGCCATGCAGGCCGGCATGCAGGTGCGAATTGATCACCAGCCCGCCGCCGACGAAAGTGTCCACGAACAAATAAAGAAAACTCTTCAGGTCGCGGCCCCGTCCGGCCACCAGTTCGGCCACGCAGGCCGCCGAAGTGTCCTTGGCAAAGTTCACCGGCAGGTCGGTCATGGCTTGCACTTCGGCTCTCAGGTCGATCTGGTTCCAGGTGTCGGCCTGCGCATCGGACAGGCCCAGCATCCGGTGCCAGCCGCCGAGCTGAAAGGGTGCGGCAATGCCCACGCCGACCAGCCGGGAGCCCAGGTCGCCAAGCCCATCGCGCAAGGCATTCAGGTTTTCGCCCAGCGCGGGCAGCAGCACCCTGGCATCGGGAAAAGCATAGGCCAGTGACTTGCGCTGGCGCACCCGGCCGGTGAAGTCCACCAGCAGCCAGTCGGTGTTGCGGCGCCCGATCTTGATGCCGATGGAAAATGCGCCGTCCGGATTCAGCGCCAGCGGGACCGACGGCTGGCCGATGCGGCCGCGCACCCGGTCATGCCGGATCAAGAGCCCGTCCTCATCCAGCCGGGTGGTGATCAGTCCGATGGTCTGCGCCGTCAGTCCGGTCAGGCGGGCCAGGTCGGCTTTGGGCAGGCTGCCGTTCTGGCGAATGGCCTGCAGCACCACCCGTTCGTTGAACTGGCGCATGCCCACATGGTTGGAGCCGCGCGGGCGCAGAAGCGGGGGAGCCTGGTCATTGGTCATGGGCGTAGAGTTTCGCCGATAACGCCTTTGTGCAAGATGAAGTTGCCAAAAGGCTGCAATTCGCCGGTCACCACAATCGCGCAGGCCTTTTGCACGCGCTCGTAGAACGCATAGCGCTCGACCGGCTCGGCTTGCTGGTGGGGCAGCAGGCTGTCCTTGAGCAAGTCCAGCACCTCGCGCTGCAAGGCCGACAGGTAGGGCGGCTCTGTGTTTGATACCTGCATGAAAGCCACTGGATGCGCCACATCGGCGGCCAGCGGCAGCAGCGCATTGATGGCCTTGACCACCTGCGCCATGCCGGCGCCGGGCAGCCTGAGCACCGGCTTGCCCGCGCCCAGGCTCAGGGCCGTGAAGTTGGCATCGGCCAGCAGCACGGCCTCGTCATGGCCCATTTCCATCAGCAGCTTGAGCAGCTCGGGCGTGATCAGGGGATCGATGCCTTTAAGCATGCAGGGCCTCCATGCGTTTGCCGGGTTCAAGCATGGGCTTCCTCCGGCAGCTCGCTGGCCGACTTGGCGCCGGTCATCACCGCCACCGTGTCGCTCATGCTGATGTATTTCGGGTTGACCACGGCGGCGCGCTTGCCCAGCCGGGCAATGTGGATGCGGTCGGCCACCTCGAACACATGCGGCATGTTGTGCGAGATCAGCACCACCGGCAGGCCCTTGTCGCGCACCCGGCGGATCAGCTCCAGCACCATGTTGCCTTCCTTCACGCCCAGCGCGGCGGTCGGCTCGTCCATGATGACCACATGCTGCGCAAAGGCCGCTGCACGCGCCACGGCCACGCACTGGCGCTGGCCGCCCGAGAGCGTTTCGACCGCCTGCGTCATCGAGCGGATGCCGACCTTCAGGTCGTTCATGCGCGAAATGCTTTCCTCCAGCATTTTTTTCTTGTCCAGCAGCTGCAGGAACTGGCCGAAAAAACCGGGGCGGCACAGCTCGCGGCCCAAAAACAGGTTTTCGGCAATCGTCATGGCCGGCGCCACGGCCAGGTCCTGGTACACGGTTTCAATGCCGGATTTGCGCGCATCCATCGGACTCTTGAAATGAATCGGCTGGCCGTCCAGAAAAATTTCGCCTTCATCGGGAATCGTCGCCCCCGACAGGCACTTGATCAGCGAGGACTTGCCGGCGCCGTTGTCGCCGATCACCGCCAGGATCTCGCCGGCCCGAAGTTCAAAGTCGGCGCCATCAAGCGCGGTGACCTGGCCGTAGCGTTTGACCAGGCCCTTGGCCTGCATCACGATTTGAGGTTGAGTGCTCATTAACGTACTCCCTTGCGAGACATCTGGTCAGTGGTGACGGCAAGAATCACCAGAATGCCGGTCACCAGAACCTGGTAAACCGAGGAGACGCCCATCAGCGTCAAGCCATTGCGAA
This DNA window, taken from Polaromonas hydrogenivorans, encodes the following:
- a CDS encoding 4-hydroxythreonine-4-phosphate dehydrogenase PdxA; translated protein: MPIQSTPVIALTLGDAAGIGPELIARLLGQPGITEGVNIVLIGDPWLWQDGQAIAGQTVATQAVATLAEVSSRADQRLPAFLAVDTIRPEQVQRSQAQAACGASVLQVLNLCMDGAKRGEVDAICFAPLNKFAMKQGGLQHEDELHHFAQYLGVTGYFCEFNTLGDLWTSRVSSHIPLKDAAAMLSKERIVDAARLIYRSLQASGTAEPRVAVAAFNPHGGDGGSCGREEIDIIEPAVRELRASGFPVDGPFPADTIFLKARDGQYQAIVTMYHDQGQIAIKLMGFSKGVTVQGGLPVPITTPAHGTAYDIAGQGVADVNATLNAFRIACRMGAARLHS
- a CDS encoding Bug family tripartite tricarboxylate transporter substrate binding protein; amino-acid sequence: MKLFPALLVATCTLTSQTQAFAQEWPTKPIKILVGSAPGGGTDAMARAVADRLGPLLKQPVVVENRPGASNTLAADATAKATDGHTMVMGVSTAHAIAPYLLKLPYDSNKDLVPVVFVGAVPNVLVVNNALPADSVQSLIKLAKAQPGQLNYATSGAGSTQHIAAELFKDQAGVFITHIPYRGSGPALIDLVGGSVQMSFDTLPSVIGQIKNGRIKALAVASSKRNPQLPNVPTMAEAGLKGVEMSAWYGIYMPSSTPKAVQERVHAEVTKALAMPETQTRLGAIGADLTPMTQAQFAAFHLAENKRYADLIAKKNIKQD
- a CDS encoding LysR family transcriptional regulator, yielding MPQTSLTPQLLNRLRMRQVALILAVGEHGTLRKASSELGMTQPAATKMIQELESALGQKLFERVGRGQKLTPAGNSVLRYFSGMRGSIEAMTRELAELQLGSSGRVSVGSIMAPSPTLLTQAIIALKKAYPLLSLDVTLDTSDRLFDLLREGVLDVAIGRIRGEHWADYVFTPLENEELAIVVGMQHPLGTQPSVAFASLLDYPWILQPTGSPMREVLEQEFRMQQAPMPRGLIETASILTTTNLIAETDMIGVVPQSIADTYARHGLLRVLPCHIQHKMESFGSITRKDRPLSEATRFFLSALHQRELPDGS
- a CDS encoding ROK family transcriptional regulator; this encodes MTNDQAPPLLRPRGSNHVGMRQFNERVVLQAIRQNGSLPKADLARLTGLTAQTIGLITTRLDEDGLLIRHDRVRGRIGQPSVPLALNPDGAFSIGIKIGRRNTDWLLVDFTGRVRQRKSLAYAFPDARVLLPALGENLNALRDGLGDLGSRLVGVGIAAPFQLGGWHRMLGLSDAQADTWNQIDLRAEVQAMTDLPVNFAKDTSAACVAELVAGRGRDLKSFLYLFVDTFVGGGLVINSHLHAGLHGNAGAVASVPLNVARPGEARPEQLVHQASLWELEQRLEARGLDATAAYDERAMQAPFEEETTAWITPAANALAHCIVSGTAFLDLDAIVLDGSFCRPLLQRLMEHTRLALAGYNWEGLWPPTLLEGSIGPDARALGGALLPLHGNFAPDRDLFLKASP
- a CDS encoding RbsD/FucU family protein, producing MLKGIDPLITPELLKLLMEMGHDEAVLLADANFTALSLGAGKPVLRLPGAGMAQVVKAINALLPLAADVAHPVAFMQVSNTEPPYLSALQREVLDLLKDSLLPHQQAEPVERYAFYERVQKACAIVVTGELQPFGNFILHKGVIGETLRP
- a CDS encoding ATP-binding cassette domain-containing protein — protein: MSTQPQIVMQAKGLVKRYGQVTALDGADFELRAGEILAVIGDNGAGKSSLIKCLSGATIPDEGEIFLDGQPIHFKSPMDARKSGIETVYQDLAVAPAMTIAENLFLGRELCRPGFFGQFLQLLDKKKMLEESISRMNDLKVGIRSMTQAVETLSGGQRQCVAVARAAAFAQHVVIMDEPTAALGVKEGNMVLELIRRVRDKGLPVVLISHNMPHVFEVADRIHIARLGKRAAVVNPKYISMSDTVAVMTGAKSASELPEEAHA